A single genomic interval of Coccidioides posadasii str. Silveira chromosome 1, complete sequence harbors:
- a CDS encoding uncharacterized protein (EggNog:ENOG410PPH2~COG:J~BUSCO:9756at33183), whose product MPRLASTLLRRAYASDPLLLLLLRECRDLDSARNELRWLREHVHSLSKANACNDAWRQRQLKSMVRDRARGMPLQYILGDQPFGELDILCRKGVLIPRPETESYTFRTARLILSELRMGSSSPAPIRILDLCTGTGCIPLLLHSLLASSIPDLALVGIDISRKALSLARENLEYNISQNHLLPRARQDISFLQANVLRDEKAELVKREGDAIPSLQAVLADFESAADIRNSRKDLRGQWDVLISNPPYISPVDFCNGTTRRSVRLHEPTLALVPPPLASPQTLETHKSEYDENAMITAQQDSFYPRLLDISDFIGAKLTVLECGDPAQARRIVDLVVRRNASYPPARGLEARIWKCDHFGSDDMFASTEKHTDDEEDGGARAVVIYRNRDI is encoded by the exons ATGCCCCGTCTTGCCTCCACTCTCCTCCGCCGAGCATACGCTTCAGATCcgctcctccttctcctcctccgaGAATGTCGTGATCTAGACTCAGCTAGAAACGAGCTACGATGGCTTCGGGAGCATGTACATTCGCTTAGCAAAGCCAATGCTTGTAATGATGCATGGCGGCAAAGGCAGTTGAAGTCGATGGTGCGGGATCGGGCACGAGGAATGCCGCTGCAGTATATACTGGGAGATCAGCCGTTTGGAGAGCTGGATATCCTATGTAGGAAAGGCGTGTTAATTCCCAG GCCTGAAACAGAATCCTACACATTTCGCACCGCACGCTTAATTCTATCGGAGCTGCGAATGGGAAGCTCATCCCCGGCACCAATTCgcattcttgatctttgtaCTGGGACTGGTTGTATACCTCTGCTTCTGCACTCGCTCCTAGCATCATCGATACCGGATCTGGCTCTAGTGGGAATTGACATAAGCCGCAAGGCCTTGTCACTTGCAAGGGAGAACCTGGAATACAACATTTCGCAGAACCACCTGTTGCCCCGCGCTAGACAAGACATTAGTTTCCTGCAAGCGAATGTTCTCCGTGATGAAAAAGCGGAACTTGTGAAGCGCGAGGGCGATGCAATCCCAAGTCTACAGGCTGTACTGGCGGACTTTGAATCGGCAGCAGACATACGCAACAGTCGTAAAGACTTAAGGGGGCAATGGGATGTCCTAATTTCCAATCCGCCGTACATCTCACCAGTCGACTTCTGCAACGGAACCACAAGGCGGAGCGTGAGGCTCCATGAGCCGACTCTAGCCCTTGTTCCTCCACCACTTGCATCTCCTCAAACACTTGAGACTCACAAGTCAGAATATGACGAAAATGCCATGATAACGGCTCAACAAGATTCATTTTATCCCCGGCTATTAGATATATCTGATTTTATCGGTGCAAAGCTTACTGTGTTGGAATGCGGTGATCCAGCGCAGGCTAGGAGAATTGTGGATTTAGTAGTGAGGAGAAACGCCAGTTATCCTCCTGCAAGGGGGTTGGAGGCCAGAATATGGAAATGTGATCATTTTGGGAGTGATGACATGTTTGCTTCCACTGAAAAACACACagatgatgaagaggatgGAGGGGCACGGGCTGTTGTCATTTACAGAAACAGAGACATATGA